In Luxibacter massiliensis, the genomic stretch ACGATCTTAAATGCAAAATATTTGGCAATATGGCTGGAAATGAAAAATGCACATAAAAAAATAATAATATATTCAATCCACATTTCTTTCATTGTATCCATAAGCATACCTACACCCGTCCGAAGGACATGTATTAGGGGATGCCCTTTGGATATACTATTTAAAAAATGTTTTGTCACAAGTATTTTATTATATAATGTCATAATATAAACCATAATCCACGCAGTTATTGCGGTAAATACCAAAGATTCTATTTTTGTTCTAGGCATAACTATTCCTCCTTATTTTTATTTTGAACATATATTTTTCGGCTTGCTGATTTTTACTTTAATTACTCATTCTTTAATTCCTCCTTTACCTTAATAATATCAGCAAAAAAATAAATGTCCCTCCGCTGTCCGACAATAGCAGAGTGACATTTAATGTCTGAAATATATAAAATATATTATTTATTTAATTATTTGCTCCGTTAATTTTATATCATATTTTCATAGAAAATTCAAGATTTTCTTAAACAGCTGTGGAAAAATATCTTCTGCTAAGAGAAACAAGTGAAAATTTCAATTTCTTTTATACTCAAAAATTAATGTACCCTTGTAACCAAATAGTTCCTTTAAATCTGCGTCCAATTTCAGGTTCCCCCATAACTTCACTTTTAGGTACGCAAATGTCAAACTGTAGTTCATTAACGTCTAATTTTAATTGATATAACTCTTCACCTGTCAGGCTATTTTCTATTTTTCTTACGGCAAGTATTTCCCCCATAATAGAATATAAATCACATTCCACACCATACGGCATAAAATATGTATCTACGATCGTAAAAATATCCTCGTTTATAAGTCTTCTTGACACCTTTGAATAAATATCGATGTCATCTAAAGTTAGTGTTTCAATTGCCGTCTGATCCCCGCTGCGTGCAGCATTTAGAAGCATTTTTCTATTATCTGATGCTTCCTTTTCATTTCTCATTTGTTCCTTGTTTTTTTTAACAGGAAACAAGATTTTACCAGACAATGCCAACCCTGAAAATGTTACTGAAGTTGCTGGCCTAAAATCAAAGCCGAGCTGCTGTTCTTTCATATATTCAATTCCATTTTGTAGATGAAAGATAAGACTTATGCCAACTTTAGGAT encodes the following:
- a CDS encoding DUF2798 domain-containing protein, with protein sequence MPRTKIESLVFTAITAWIMVYIMTLYNKILVTKHFLNSISKGHPLIHVLRTGVGMLMDTMKEMWIEYIIIFLCAFFISSHIAKYFAFKIVKPDDRLIYIILIIQVFTVIVQVAFASILGIYHGSGFNEQFIPNYIVTYCKNFMMALPVQLFIAGPIARRIFGVIFAKSNQGIG
- a CDS encoding DUF3881 family protein; translated protein: MHQYLKAIGFNNLNTKKELKEILNQVETNFTHQTIVSYQEDADYCEFQKEYGQNIGITICGELDGHENFDADYYFPYFEGSGITTCVEVLVEKRIEKEQYVGICEDPKVGISLIFHLQNGIEYMKEQQLGFDFRPATSVTFSGLALSGKILFPVKKNKEQMRNEKEASDNRKMLLNAARSGDQTAIETLTLDDIDIYSKVSRRLINEDIFTIVDTYFMPYGVECDLYSIMGEILAVRKIENSLTGEELYQLKLDVNELQFDICVPKSEVMGEPEIGRRFKGTIWLQGYINF